One Ailuropoda melanoleuca isolate Jingjing chromosome 14, ASM200744v2, whole genome shotgun sequence DNA segment encodes these proteins:
- the LOC105240103 gene encoding immunoglobulin lambda-like polypeptide 5, with protein MRPGTGQVGSEAPWGQSPGPKPCWPLLLLGLAVGAQGRLPPTTVGPPNSTPGPGAPAGSSSRSLWDRFLFWPGPQGAGPRCWPGGFWSESQSPWFVFSEGTQLTVLGQPKSAPSVTLFLPFSEELGANKATLVCLISDFYPGSLKVAWKADGSPITQGVETTKPSKQINNKYVASSYLNLSPEKWKSHSSFSCLVTHEGSTVEKKVVPAECP; from the exons ATGAGGCCAGGGACAGGTCAGGTGGGCTCTGAGGCCCCCTGGGGACAGAGCCCTGGCCCCAAGCCGTGCtggcccctgctgctgctgggctTGGCCGTGGGCGCCCAGGGCCGGCTGCCCCCAACGACAGTAGGCCCACCGAACAGCACCCCCGGCCCTGGAGCCCCAGCAGGAAGCAGTTCTCGGAGCCTGTGGGACAG GTTCCTGTTCTGGCCTGGCCCCCAGGGGGCAGGCCCCAGGTGTTGGCCCGGTGGGTTTTGGTCCGAATCTCAGTCACCCTGGTTTGTTTTCAGTGAAGGAACCCAGCTCACCGTCCTAG GTCAGCCCAAGTCTGCGCCCTCGGTCACGCTCTTCTTGCCATTCTCTGAGGAGCTGGGCGCCAACAAGGCCACCCTGGTGTGTCTCATCAGTGACTTCTACCCTGGCAGCTTGAAGGTGGCCTGGAAGGCAGACGGCAGCCCCATCACCCAGGGCGTGGAGACCACCAAGCCCTCCAAACAGATCAACAACAAGTACGTGGCCAGCAGCTACCTGAACCTGTCGCCGGAGAAGTGGAAATCTCACAGCAGCTTCAGCTGCCTGGTCACGCACGAGGGGAGCACCGTGGAGAAGAAGGTGGTCCCCGCAGAGTGCCCCTAG
- the MMP11 gene encoding stromelysin-3, which yields SSLCILSPAQDAPHRHPVRKPWHEAAPSSLAPAPTTQETPRPASSPRPPRCGVPDPPDGQSARNRQKRFVLSGGRWEKTDLTYRILRFPWQLVREQVRQTVAEALQVWSEVTPLTFTEVHEGHADIMIDFTRYWHGDNLPFDGPGGILAHAFFPKTHREGDVHFDYDETWTIGNNQGTDLLQVAAHEFGHVLGLQHTPAAKALMSPFYTFRYPLSLSPDDRRGIQHLYGRPRPAPTSRPPAMGPQAGVDTNEIAPLEPEAPPDACEITFDAVSTIRGELFFFKAGFVWRLRGGRLQPGYPALASRHWQGLPSPVDAAFEDAQGHIWFFQGAQYWVYNGEKPVLGPAPLSELGLLGSPIQAALAWGPEKNKIYFFGGGDYWRFHLSTRRVDSPVPRRATDWRGVPSEIDAAFRDADGYAYFLRGRLYWKFDPVKVKALEGFPRLVGPDFFGCTEPANTFR from the exons TCAAGCCTTTGCATCCTATCTCCTGCCCAGGATGCACCCCACCGCCACCCTGTGAGGAAGCCTTGGCATGAAGCTGCTCCCAGCAGCCTGGCCCCTGCACCTACCACCCAGGAGACTCCCCGGCCTGCCAGCAGCCCCAGACCTCCCCGCTGCGGTGTGCCCGACCCGCCTGATGGGCAGAGTGCCCGCAACCGCCAAAAGCGGTTCGTGCTGTCAGGTGGGCGCTGGGAAAAAACGGACCTCACCTACAG gaTCCTCCGGTTCCCGTGGCAGCTGGTACGGGAGCAGGTGCGGCAGACAGTGGCAGAGGCCCTCCAGGTGTGGAGCGAGGTGACACCACTCACCTTCACCGAGGTGCATGAGGGCCATGCTGACATCATGATCGACTTTACCAG GTACTGGCATGGGGACAACCTGCCATTTGATGGGCCTGGGGGCATCCTGGCTCATGCCTTTTTTCCCAAGACCCACCGAGAAGGAGATGTCCACTTCGACTATGACGAGACCTGGACTATTGGGAACAACCAGG GCACAGACCTCCTGCAGGTGGCGGCCCACGAATTTGGCCACGTGCTGGGGCTGCAGCACACGCCGGCTGCTAAGGCACTTATGTCCCCTTTCTACACCTTCCGCTACCCGCTGAGCCTCAGTCCAGATGACCGCAGGGGCATCCAGCACCTCTATGGCCGACCCCGgccagcccccacctccaggccccCGGCCATGGGCCCACAGGCTGGGGTGGACACTAACGAGATTGCTCCGCTAGAG CCGGAAGCCCCACCAGATGCCTGCGAGATCACCTTTGATGCAGTCTCCACCATCCGTGGTGAGCTCTTCTTCTTCAAGGCGGGCTTCGTGTGGCGGCTGCGTGGGGGCCGGCTGCAGCCTGGCTACCCTGCGCTGGCTTCTCGTCACTGGCAGGGACTGCCCAGCCCTGTGGATGCAGCCTTCGAAGATGCCCAGGGCCACATCTGGTTCTTCCAAG GTGCTCAGTACTGGGTGTACAACGGCGAGAAGCCAGTCCTGGGCCCTGCACCCCTCTCTGAGCTGGGCCTGCTGGGGTCCCCCATCCAGGCCGCCTTGGCCTGGGGCCCCGAGAAGAACAAGATCTACTTCTTCGGAGGTGGAGACTACTGGCGTTTCCACCTCAGCACCCGCCGAGTGGACAGCCCTGTGCCCCGCCGGGCCACTGACTGGCGAGGGGTGCCTTCTGAGATCGACGCCGCCTTCCGGGATGCTGACG gcTATGCCTACTTTCTGCGCGGTCGCCTCTATTGGAAGTTCGACCCTGTGAAGGTGAAGGCCTTGGAGGGCTTCCCCCGCCTTGTGGGCCCTGACTTCTTCGGCTGTACCGAGCCTGCCAATACTTTCCGCTAA